In Mytilus trossulus isolate FHL-02 chromosome 14, PNRI_Mtr1.1.1.hap1, whole genome shotgun sequence, a genomic segment contains:
- the LOC134697127 gene encoding heat shock 70 kDa protein 12A-like: MSDVTHGRLLVCAIDFGTTYSGYAFQLTSDFIKDPLSNIKTNQVWNAGAAALMSLKAPTCLLLNKDREFVAFGYDAENQYTDLALENEHNDYLFFRRFKMLLHRNPGLNRDTKIAASNGEEVQAKAVFGHGIDFLKKHALENFKRAGMEIDENEVQWVITVPAIWTDAAKQFMREAAQRADIFNDQLMVALEPEAASVLCRYTSDASGQSIFTSGSKYMVVDLGGGTADITIHQVAEDGTLKELHSASGGAWGGIKVDQAFEQLLIDIVEEDVYAEFQKRNASDHFDMGREFEVKKRTVKEGMSKNTYIKLPSALIETYTVLKGKTLKEAIEQSMYMSRVSQTADKLKIDSELLKGFFRDPLEHLVEHIREILNQPVAKDTNIFLLVGGFSESPIVQETIKARFPKHKIIVPQDAGLAVLKGAVLFGHRPKLISVRVSRMTYGIGISRLFTKGDPEELRFASGSAVLCRDVFHKFVEKGQPINEGDEHSMPFSAKGQNNRVRVYTSNMKDPKHVIDDSCKLLGEMMINISSEVTSGNNIQVRIEFGGTELVVEAKEKNTGEVFRSRFDFLSDK, translated from the exons ATGTCGGACGTTACTCATGGTAGACTTCTCGTGTGTGCTATAGATTTCGGAACCACGTATTCCGGATATGCCTTTCAGTTAACCTCGGACTTCATCAAAGACCCTTTGagtaatataaaaacaaaccaaGTATGGAATGCTGGTGCAGCAGCATTGATGTCCCTGAAGGCACCAACATGTCTCCTCCTAAACAAGGACAGAGAATTTGTCGCATTCGGATATGATGCAGAGAATCAGTACACTGACCTGGCTCTGGAAAACGAACACAATGACTATCTTTTCTTCAGAAGATTTAAAATGTTACTGCATAGGAATCCG gGTTTAAACAGAGATACAAAGATTGCAGCATCAAATGGAGAAGAGGTCCAAGCGAAAGCAGTCTTTGGACATGGCAtagattttcttaaaaaacacGCACTAgagaatttcaaacgcgcaggAATGGAGATAGATGAAAATGAAGTCCAATGGGTTATAACGGTACCTGCAATTTGGACAGACGCTGCCAAACAGTTCATGAGAGAGGCTGCACAACGT GCAGACATATTTAATGACCAACTGATGGTAGCACTTGAACCAGAAGCAGCCTCGGTCCTGTGTAGATATACGTCAGACGCATCTGGACAAAGTATATTCACATCCGGGTCAAAATACATGGTTGTGGATCTTGGAG GGGGTACTGCTGATATAACAATTCACCAGGTTGCAGAAGACGGTACTTTGAAGGAACTCCACAGTGCGAGCGGCGGCGCGTGGGGAGGCATCAAAGTCGACCAAGCGTTTGAACAACTATTAATAGATATAGTTGAAGAAGACGTATATGCcgaatttcagaaaagaaatGCCTCGGACCATTTCGATATGGGAAGAGAGTTCGAAGTAAAAAAGAGAACAGTTAAAGAAGGCATGagcaaaaatacatatattaaacTGCCATCGGCACTTATTGAAACGTATACTGTGTTGAAGGGGAAGACTCTCAAAGAAGCGATTGAACAATCGATGTATATGAGCCGTGTTTCCCAAACTGCTGACAAGCTTAAAATTGACTCAGAATTATTGAAGGGTTTCTTTAGGGATCCTCTCGAACATCTGGTTGAACACATCAGAGAAATATTAAATCAACCAGTTGCTAAAGATACAAATATCTTCTTGTTAGTTGGGGGATTTTCCGAGTCCCCGATCGTTCAGGAAACAATCAAAGCGCGATTTCCAAAGCATAAGATCATCGTGCCTCAAGATGCTGGTCTGGCGGTTCTGAAAGGTGCCGTCCTGTTCGGACATCGCCCGAAACTTATATCTGTTCGGGTTAGTCGCATGACGTACGGAATAGGCATTAGCAGACTGTTTACTAAAGGCGATCCCGAAGAATTGCGGTTTGCGTCAGGTAGTGCAGTGTTGTGTCGTGACGTATTTCACAAATTTGTAGAAAAGGGTCAACCAATCAATGAAGGCGATGAACATTCTATGCCTTTCAGTGCCAAAGGTCAGAACAATAGAGTTCGTGTTTACACTTCAAACATGAAAGATCCAAAACATGTCATTGACGATAGCTGTAAACTTCTTGGAGAAATGATGATCAACATAAGTTCGGAAGTCACATCCGGGAACAATATTCAGGTCAGAATCGAGTTTGGTGGCACGGAATTGGTTGTTGAAGCTAAGGAGAAAAATACCGGGGAAGTCTTCAGATCCCGATTTGACTTCCTCagtgataaataa